A window of Macrotis lagotis isolate mMagLag1 chromosome X, bilby.v1.9.chrom.fasta, whole genome shotgun sequence contains these coding sequences:
- the ABCB9 gene encoding ABC-type oligopeptide transporter ABCB9 isoform X2 — protein MRAWKAVAVTGAFMSMDVGITTVLYAFSHRDRGVLQDLRDFNIFDSVLDLWAACLYRSCLLLGATIGVAKNSALGPRRLRASWTFITLVCLFVGIYNMVKMLLFSEVRKPIRDPWFWGLFVWTYASIGATFFLWWLLSTVRPGHRALEPGAPGEGMGFPTEGQPKQEEASGATLQKLLSYTKPDLAFLVAASFFLVVAALGETFLPYYTGRAIDGIVIQKSMDQFSTAVVIMCLLAIGSSFAAGIRGGIFTLVFARLNIRLRNCLFRSLVSQETSFFDENRTGDLISRLTSDTTMVSDLVSQNINIFLRNTVKVTGVVIFMFSLSWQLSLVTFMGFPIIMMVSDIYGKYYKRLSKEVQNALARASNTAEETISAMKTVRSFANEEEEAEVYARKLQQVYKLNRKEAMAYTYYVWGSGSVGSVYSGLMQGVGAAEKVFEFIDRQPTMVHDGSLAPDHLEGRVDFENVTFTYRTRPHTQVLQNVSFTLSPGKVTALVGPSGSGKSSCVNILENFYPLEEGRVLLDGKPISCYDHKYLHRVISLVSQEPVLFARSITDNISYGLPTVPFEMVVDAAQKANAHGFIMELQDGYNTETGEKGAQLSGGQKQRVAMARALVRNPPVLILDEATSALDAESEYMIQQAIHGNLQKHTVLIIAHRLSTVEKAHNIIVLDKGCVVQQGTHKQLLSQGGLYAKLVQRQILGLEAGTDDDGGGSRQEMMRFPCSLQEPPDGHNEAHKA, from the exons ATGAGGGCCTGGAAGGCCGTGGCCGTCACCGGGGCCTTCATGAGCATGGACGTGGGCATCACTACGGTGCTCTATGCCTTCAGTCATCGAGACCGGGGCGTGCTGCAGGACCTGAGAGATTTCAACATCTTCGACTCGGTGCTGGACCTCTGGGCTGCCTGCCTGTACCGGAGCTGCCTGCTCCTGGGGGCCACCATCGGTGTGGCCAAGAACAGCGCCTTGGGCCCTCGGCGGCTTCGGGCCTCCTGGACCTTCATCACCCTGGTGTGCCTCTTTGTGGGCATTTACAACATGGTGAAAATGCTTCTCTTCTCTGAGGTACGCAAGCCCATCCGGGACCCCTGGTTCTGGGGCCTCTTTGTCTGGACCTATGCCTCCATCGGGGCCACATTCTTCCTCTGGTGGCTGCTGTCCACTGTGCGGCCAGGCCACAGGGCCCTGGAGCCAGGGGCACCGGGCGAGGGCATGGGCTTCCCCACAGAGGGGCAGCCAAAGCAGGAGGAGGCTTCGGGGGCCACGCTGCAGAAACTTCTCTCCTACACTAAGCCTGACCTGGCCTTCCTGGTGGCTgcctcttttttcttggtggtgGCAGCTCTTG GAGAAACATTCCTTCCCTACTACACTGGCCGGGCCATCGATGGCATTGTCATCCAGAAGAGTATGGACCAGTTCTCTACAGCCGTGGTCATCATGTGCCTCCTCGCTATTGGCAG CTCATTTGCCGCAGGTATTCGGGGCGGCATTTTTACACTCGTCTTTGCCAGACTCAACATCCGCCTCCGTAACTGCCTCTTCCGTTCCCTGGTGTCACAGGAGACAAGCTTCTTTGACGAGAACCGGACAG GGGACCTCATCTCCCGCTTAACCTCGGACACCACCATGGTCAGTGATCTCGTCTCCCAGAACATCAACATCTTTCTCCGAAACACAGTCAAGGTCACCGGTGTCGTCATCTTCATGTTCAGCCTCTCTTGGCAGCTCTCCCTGGTCACCTTCATGGGCTTCCCCATCATCATGATGGTGTCAGACATCTACGGCAAGTACTACAAG CGGCTTTCCAAAGAGGTCCAGAATGCCCTGGCCAGGGCTAGCAATACAGCCGAGGAGACCATCAGTGCTATGAAGACAGTCAGGAGCTTCGCCAATGAGGAAGAGGAGGCTGAGGTGTATGCCCGGAAGCTGCAGCAGGTGTACAAGCTGAACAGGAAGGAAGCCATGGCCTATACGTACTACGTGTGGGGCAGTGGG TCGGTCGGCTCTGTCTACAGTGGCTTGATGCAGGGAGTAGGAGCAGCTGAGAAGGTGTTTGAGTTCATCGACCGGCAGCCGACCATGGTGCATGATGGGAGCCTGGCCCCCGATCACCTGGAGGGCCGTGTGGACTTTGAGAACGTCACCTTTACCTACCGCACCCGGCCTCACACCCAGGTCCTGCAG AACGTGTCTTTCACCCTTTCCCCGGGAAAGGTGACTGCCCTCGTAGGGCCCTCAGGGAGTGGGAAGAGTTCCTGTGTCAATATTCTGGAGAACTTTTATCCCCTGGAAGAGGGTCGGGTACTACTGGATGGGAAGCCCATCAGCTGCTATGACCACAAGTACCTACACAGAGTG ATCTCCCTGGTGAGTCAGGAGCCTGTTCTGTTTGCTCGCTCCATCACAGACAACATCTCCTACGGGCTGCCCACAGTGCCCTTTGAGATGGTGGTCGATGCAGCCCAGAAGGCTAATGCTCATGGTTTCATTATGGAGCTGCAGGATGGGTACAACACAG AGACTGGAGAAAAGGGAGCCCAGCTGTCTGGCGGTCAAAAGCAGCGCGTTGCCATGGCCAGAGCCCTGGTCCGCAACCCACCTGTCCTCATCCTGGATGAAGCCACCAGTGCCCTGGATGCAGAAAGTGAATATATG ATCCAGCAGGCCATCCATGGCAACCTTCAGAAGCACACGGTCCTGATCATCGCCCACCGGTTGAGCACTGTGGAGAAGGCACACAACATCATTGTACTGGACAAGGGTTGCGTGGTCCAACAGGGGACCCACAAGCAGCTGCTGAGCCAGGGCGGCCTCTATGCCAAGCTGGTGCAGCGGCAGATCCTGGGACTGGAGGCGGGCACAGATGATGATGGTGGGGGCAGCCGGCAGGAGATGATGCGCTTCCCCTGCAGCCTCCAGGAGCCCCCAGATGGGCACAACGAAGCCCACAAGGCCTGA
- the ABCB9 gene encoding ABC-type oligopeptide transporter ABCB9 isoform X1 — protein sequence MRAWKAVAVTGAFMSMDVGITTVLYAFSHRDRGVLQDLRDFNIFDSVLDLWAACLYRSCLLLGATIGVAKNSALGPRRLRASWTFITLVCLFVGIYNMVKMLLFSEVRKPIRDPWFWGLFVWTYASIGATFFLWWLLSTVRPGHRALEPGAPGEGMGFPTEGQPKQEEASGATLQKLLSYTKPDLAFLVAASFFLVVAALGETFLPYYTGRAIDGIVIQKSMDQFSTAVVIMCLLAIGSSFAAGIRGGIFTLVFARLNIRLRNCLFRSLVSQETSFFDENRTGDLISRLTSDTTMVSDLVSQNINIFLRNTVKVTGVVIFMFSLSWQLSLVTFMGFPIIMMVSDIYGKYYKRLSKEVQNALARASNTAEETISAMKTVRSFANEEEEAEVYARKLQQVYKLNRKEAMAYTYYVWGSGLTLLVVQVSILYYGGHLVISGQMTSGNLISFIIYEFVLGDCMESVGSVYSGLMQGVGAAEKVFEFIDRQPTMVHDGSLAPDHLEGRVDFENVTFTYRTRPHTQVLQNVSFTLSPGKVTALVGPSGSGKSSCVNILENFYPLEEGRVLLDGKPISCYDHKYLHRVISLVSQEPVLFARSITDNISYGLPTVPFEMVVDAAQKANAHGFIMELQDGYNTETGEKGAQLSGGQKQRVAMARALVRNPPVLILDEATSALDAESEYMIQQAIHGNLQKHTVLIIAHRLSTVEKAHNIIVLDKGCVVQQGTHKQLLSQGGLYAKLVQRQILGLEAGTDDDGGGSRQEMMRFPCSLQEPPDGHNEAHKA from the exons ATGAGGGCCTGGAAGGCCGTGGCCGTCACCGGGGCCTTCATGAGCATGGACGTGGGCATCACTACGGTGCTCTATGCCTTCAGTCATCGAGACCGGGGCGTGCTGCAGGACCTGAGAGATTTCAACATCTTCGACTCGGTGCTGGACCTCTGGGCTGCCTGCCTGTACCGGAGCTGCCTGCTCCTGGGGGCCACCATCGGTGTGGCCAAGAACAGCGCCTTGGGCCCTCGGCGGCTTCGGGCCTCCTGGACCTTCATCACCCTGGTGTGCCTCTTTGTGGGCATTTACAACATGGTGAAAATGCTTCTCTTCTCTGAGGTACGCAAGCCCATCCGGGACCCCTGGTTCTGGGGCCTCTTTGTCTGGACCTATGCCTCCATCGGGGCCACATTCTTCCTCTGGTGGCTGCTGTCCACTGTGCGGCCAGGCCACAGGGCCCTGGAGCCAGGGGCACCGGGCGAGGGCATGGGCTTCCCCACAGAGGGGCAGCCAAAGCAGGAGGAGGCTTCGGGGGCCACGCTGCAGAAACTTCTCTCCTACACTAAGCCTGACCTGGCCTTCCTGGTGGCTgcctcttttttcttggtggtgGCAGCTCTTG GAGAAACATTCCTTCCCTACTACACTGGCCGGGCCATCGATGGCATTGTCATCCAGAAGAGTATGGACCAGTTCTCTACAGCCGTGGTCATCATGTGCCTCCTCGCTATTGGCAG CTCATTTGCCGCAGGTATTCGGGGCGGCATTTTTACACTCGTCTTTGCCAGACTCAACATCCGCCTCCGTAACTGCCTCTTCCGTTCCCTGGTGTCACAGGAGACAAGCTTCTTTGACGAGAACCGGACAG GGGACCTCATCTCCCGCTTAACCTCGGACACCACCATGGTCAGTGATCTCGTCTCCCAGAACATCAACATCTTTCTCCGAAACACAGTCAAGGTCACCGGTGTCGTCATCTTCATGTTCAGCCTCTCTTGGCAGCTCTCCCTGGTCACCTTCATGGGCTTCCCCATCATCATGATGGTGTCAGACATCTACGGCAAGTACTACAAG CGGCTTTCCAAAGAGGTCCAGAATGCCCTGGCCAGGGCTAGCAATACAGCCGAGGAGACCATCAGTGCTATGAAGACAGTCAGGAGCTTCGCCAATGAGGAAGAGGAGGCTGAGGTGTATGCCCGGAAGCTGCAGCAGGTGTACAAGCTGAACAGGAAGGAAGCCATGGCCTATACGTACTACGTGTGGGGCAGTGGG CTCACTCTGCTGGTGGTGCAGGTCAGCATCCTCTACTACGGGGGCCACCTCGTCATATCAGGCCAGATGACCAGCGGGAACCTCATCTCTTTCATCATCTATGAGTTTGTTCTGGGAGATTGTATGGAG TCGGTCGGCTCTGTCTACAGTGGCTTGATGCAGGGAGTAGGAGCAGCTGAGAAGGTGTTTGAGTTCATCGACCGGCAGCCGACCATGGTGCATGATGGGAGCCTGGCCCCCGATCACCTGGAGGGCCGTGTGGACTTTGAGAACGTCACCTTTACCTACCGCACCCGGCCTCACACCCAGGTCCTGCAG AACGTGTCTTTCACCCTTTCCCCGGGAAAGGTGACTGCCCTCGTAGGGCCCTCAGGGAGTGGGAAGAGTTCCTGTGTCAATATTCTGGAGAACTTTTATCCCCTGGAAGAGGGTCGGGTACTACTGGATGGGAAGCCCATCAGCTGCTATGACCACAAGTACCTACACAGAGTG ATCTCCCTGGTGAGTCAGGAGCCTGTTCTGTTTGCTCGCTCCATCACAGACAACATCTCCTACGGGCTGCCCACAGTGCCCTTTGAGATGGTGGTCGATGCAGCCCAGAAGGCTAATGCTCATGGTTTCATTATGGAGCTGCAGGATGGGTACAACACAG AGACTGGAGAAAAGGGAGCCCAGCTGTCTGGCGGTCAAAAGCAGCGCGTTGCCATGGCCAGAGCCCTGGTCCGCAACCCACCTGTCCTCATCCTGGATGAAGCCACCAGTGCCCTGGATGCAGAAAGTGAATATATG ATCCAGCAGGCCATCCATGGCAACCTTCAGAAGCACACGGTCCTGATCATCGCCCACCGGTTGAGCACTGTGGAGAAGGCACACAACATCATTGTACTGGACAAGGGTTGCGTGGTCCAACAGGGGACCCACAAGCAGCTGCTGAGCCAGGGCGGCCTCTATGCCAAGCTGGTGCAGCGGCAGATCCTGGGACTGGAGGCGGGCACAGATGATGATGGTGGGGGCAGCCGGCAGGAGATGATGCGCTTCCCCTGCAGCCTCCAGGAGCCCCCAGATGGGCACAACGAAGCCCACAAGGCCTGA
- the ABCB9 gene encoding ABC-type oligopeptide transporter ABCB9 isoform X3: MRAWKAVAVTGAFMSMDVGITTVLYAFSHRDRGVLQDLRDFNIFDSVLDLWAACLYRSCLLLGATIGVAKNSALGPRRLRASWTFITLVCLFVGIYNMVKMLLFSEEKHSFPTTLAGPSMALSSRRVWTSSLQPWSSCASSLLAGIRGGIFTLVFARLNIRLRNCLFRSLVSQETSFFDENRTGDLISRLTSDTTMVSDLVSQNINIFLRNTVKVTGVVIFMFSLSWQLSLVTFMGFPIIMMVSDIYGKYYKRLSKEVQNALARASNTAEETISAMKTVRSFANEEEEAEVYARKLQQVYKLNRKEAMAYTYYVWGSGLTLLVVQVSILYYGGHLVISGQMTSGNLISFIIYEFVLGDCMESVGSVYSGLMQGVGAAEKVFEFIDRQPTMVHDGSLAPDHLEGRVDFENVTFTYRTRPHTQVLQNVSFTLSPGKVTALVGPSGSGKSSCVNILENFYPLEEGRVLLDGKPISCYDHKYLHRVISLVSQEPVLFARSITDNISYGLPTVPFEMVVDAAQKANAHGFIMELQDGYNTETGEKGAQLSGGQKQRVAMARALVRNPPVLILDEATSALDAESEYMIQQAIHGNLQKHTVLIIAHRLSTVEKAHNIIVLDKGCVVQQGTHKQLLSQGGLYAKLVQRQILGLEAGTDDDGGGSRQEMMRFPCSLQEPPDGHNEAHKA; this comes from the exons ATGAGGGCCTGGAAGGCCGTGGCCGTCACCGGGGCCTTCATGAGCATGGACGTGGGCATCACTACGGTGCTCTATGCCTTCAGTCATCGAGACCGGGGCGTGCTGCAGGACCTGAGAGATTTCAACATCTTCGACTCGGTGCTGGACCTCTGGGCTGCCTGCCTGTACCGGAGCTGCCTGCTCCTGGGGGCCACCATCGGTGTGGCCAAGAACAGCGCCTTGGGCCCTCGGCGGCTTCGGGCCTCCTGGACCTTCATCACCCTGGTGTGCCTCTTTGTGGGCATTTACAACATGGTGAAAATGCTTCTCTTCTCTGAG GAGAAACATTCCTTCCCTACTACACTGGCCGGGCCATCGATGGCATTGTCATCCAGAAGAGTATGGACCAGTTCTCTACAGCCGTGGTCATCATGTGCCTCCTCGCTATTGGCAG GTATTCGGGGCGGCATTTTTACACTCGTCTTTGCCAGACTCAACATCCGCCTCCGTAACTGCCTCTTCCGTTCCCTGGTGTCACAGGAGACAAGCTTCTTTGACGAGAACCGGACAG GGGACCTCATCTCCCGCTTAACCTCGGACACCACCATGGTCAGTGATCTCGTCTCCCAGAACATCAACATCTTTCTCCGAAACACAGTCAAGGTCACCGGTGTCGTCATCTTCATGTTCAGCCTCTCTTGGCAGCTCTCCCTGGTCACCTTCATGGGCTTCCCCATCATCATGATGGTGTCAGACATCTACGGCAAGTACTACAAG CGGCTTTCCAAAGAGGTCCAGAATGCCCTGGCCAGGGCTAGCAATACAGCCGAGGAGACCATCAGTGCTATGAAGACAGTCAGGAGCTTCGCCAATGAGGAAGAGGAGGCTGAGGTGTATGCCCGGAAGCTGCAGCAGGTGTACAAGCTGAACAGGAAGGAAGCCATGGCCTATACGTACTACGTGTGGGGCAGTGGG CTCACTCTGCTGGTGGTGCAGGTCAGCATCCTCTACTACGGGGGCCACCTCGTCATATCAGGCCAGATGACCAGCGGGAACCTCATCTCTTTCATCATCTATGAGTTTGTTCTGGGAGATTGTATGGAG TCGGTCGGCTCTGTCTACAGTGGCTTGATGCAGGGAGTAGGAGCAGCTGAGAAGGTGTTTGAGTTCATCGACCGGCAGCCGACCATGGTGCATGATGGGAGCCTGGCCCCCGATCACCTGGAGGGCCGTGTGGACTTTGAGAACGTCACCTTTACCTACCGCACCCGGCCTCACACCCAGGTCCTGCAG AACGTGTCTTTCACCCTTTCCCCGGGAAAGGTGACTGCCCTCGTAGGGCCCTCAGGGAGTGGGAAGAGTTCCTGTGTCAATATTCTGGAGAACTTTTATCCCCTGGAAGAGGGTCGGGTACTACTGGATGGGAAGCCCATCAGCTGCTATGACCACAAGTACCTACACAGAGTG ATCTCCCTGGTGAGTCAGGAGCCTGTTCTGTTTGCTCGCTCCATCACAGACAACATCTCCTACGGGCTGCCCACAGTGCCCTTTGAGATGGTGGTCGATGCAGCCCAGAAGGCTAATGCTCATGGTTTCATTATGGAGCTGCAGGATGGGTACAACACAG AGACTGGAGAAAAGGGAGCCCAGCTGTCTGGCGGTCAAAAGCAGCGCGTTGCCATGGCCAGAGCCCTGGTCCGCAACCCACCTGTCCTCATCCTGGATGAAGCCACCAGTGCCCTGGATGCAGAAAGTGAATATATG ATCCAGCAGGCCATCCATGGCAACCTTCAGAAGCACACGGTCCTGATCATCGCCCACCGGTTGAGCACTGTGGAGAAGGCACACAACATCATTGTACTGGACAAGGGTTGCGTGGTCCAACAGGGGACCCACAAGCAGCTGCTGAGCCAGGGCGGCCTCTATGCCAAGCTGGTGCAGCGGCAGATCCTGGGACTGGAGGCGGGCACAGATGATGATGGTGGGGGCAGCCGGCAGGAGATGATGCGCTTCCCCTGCAGCCTCCAGGAGCCCCCAGATGGGCACAACGAAGCCCACAAGGCCTGA
- the ABCB9 gene encoding ABC-type oligopeptide transporter ABCB9 isoform X4, with product MPPSGPHSSSGGCCPLCGQATGPWSQGHRARAWASPQRGSQSRRRLRGPRCRNFSPTLSLTWPSWWLPLFSWWWQLLEKHSFPTTLAGPSMALSSRRVWTSSLQPWSSCASSLLAGIRGGIFTLVFARLNIRLRNCLFRSLVSQETSFFDENRTGDLISRLTSDTTMVSDLVSQNINIFLRNTVKVTGVVIFMFSLSWQLSLVTFMGFPIIMMVSDIYGKYYKRLSKEVQNALARASNTAEETISAMKTVRSFANEEEEAEVYARKLQQVYKLNRKEAMAYTYYVWGSGLTLLVVQVSILYYGGHLVISGQMTSGNLISFIIYEFVLGDCMESVGSVYSGLMQGVGAAEKVFEFIDRQPTMVHDGSLAPDHLEGRVDFENVTFTYRTRPHTQVLQNVSFTLSPGKVTALVGPSGSGKSSCVNILENFYPLEEGRVLLDGKPISCYDHKYLHRVISLVSQEPVLFARSITDNISYGLPTVPFEMVVDAAQKANAHGFIMELQDGYNTETGEKGAQLSGGQKQRVAMARALVRNPPVLILDEATSALDAESEYMIQQAIHGNLQKHTVLIIAHRLSTVEKAHNIIVLDKGCVVQQGTHKQLLSQGGLYAKLVQRQILGLEAGTDDDGGGSRQEMMRFPCSLQEPPDGHNEAHKA from the exons ATGCCTCCATCGGGGCCACATTCTTCCTCTGGTGGCTGCTGTCCACTGTGCGGCCAGGCCACAGGGCCCTGGAGCCAGGGGCACCGGGCGAGGGCATGGGCTTCCCCACAGAGGGGCAGCCAAAGCAGGAGGAGGCTTCGGGGGCCACGCTGCAGAAACTTCTCTCCTACACTAAGCCTGACCTGGCCTTCCTGGTGGCTgcctcttttttcttggtggtgGCAGCTCTTG GAGAAACATTCCTTCCCTACTACACTGGCCGGGCCATCGATGGCATTGTCATCCAGAAGAGTATGGACCAGTTCTCTACAGCCGTGGTCATCATGTGCCTCCTCGCTATTGGCAG GTATTCGGGGCGGCATTTTTACACTCGTCTTTGCCAGACTCAACATCCGCCTCCGTAACTGCCTCTTCCGTTCCCTGGTGTCACAGGAGACAAGCTTCTTTGACGAGAACCGGACAG GGGACCTCATCTCCCGCTTAACCTCGGACACCACCATGGTCAGTGATCTCGTCTCCCAGAACATCAACATCTTTCTCCGAAACACAGTCAAGGTCACCGGTGTCGTCATCTTCATGTTCAGCCTCTCTTGGCAGCTCTCCCTGGTCACCTTCATGGGCTTCCCCATCATCATGATGGTGTCAGACATCTACGGCAAGTACTACAAG CGGCTTTCCAAAGAGGTCCAGAATGCCCTGGCCAGGGCTAGCAATACAGCCGAGGAGACCATCAGTGCTATGAAGACAGTCAGGAGCTTCGCCAATGAGGAAGAGGAGGCTGAGGTGTATGCCCGGAAGCTGCAGCAGGTGTACAAGCTGAACAGGAAGGAAGCCATGGCCTATACGTACTACGTGTGGGGCAGTGGG CTCACTCTGCTGGTGGTGCAGGTCAGCATCCTCTACTACGGGGGCCACCTCGTCATATCAGGCCAGATGACCAGCGGGAACCTCATCTCTTTCATCATCTATGAGTTTGTTCTGGGAGATTGTATGGAG TCGGTCGGCTCTGTCTACAGTGGCTTGATGCAGGGAGTAGGAGCAGCTGAGAAGGTGTTTGAGTTCATCGACCGGCAGCCGACCATGGTGCATGATGGGAGCCTGGCCCCCGATCACCTGGAGGGCCGTGTGGACTTTGAGAACGTCACCTTTACCTACCGCACCCGGCCTCACACCCAGGTCCTGCAG AACGTGTCTTTCACCCTTTCCCCGGGAAAGGTGACTGCCCTCGTAGGGCCCTCAGGGAGTGGGAAGAGTTCCTGTGTCAATATTCTGGAGAACTTTTATCCCCTGGAAGAGGGTCGGGTACTACTGGATGGGAAGCCCATCAGCTGCTATGACCACAAGTACCTACACAGAGTG ATCTCCCTGGTGAGTCAGGAGCCTGTTCTGTTTGCTCGCTCCATCACAGACAACATCTCCTACGGGCTGCCCACAGTGCCCTTTGAGATGGTGGTCGATGCAGCCCAGAAGGCTAATGCTCATGGTTTCATTATGGAGCTGCAGGATGGGTACAACACAG AGACTGGAGAAAAGGGAGCCCAGCTGTCTGGCGGTCAAAAGCAGCGCGTTGCCATGGCCAGAGCCCTGGTCCGCAACCCACCTGTCCTCATCCTGGATGAAGCCACCAGTGCCCTGGATGCAGAAAGTGAATATATG ATCCAGCAGGCCATCCATGGCAACCTTCAGAAGCACACGGTCCTGATCATCGCCCACCGGTTGAGCACTGTGGAGAAGGCACACAACATCATTGTACTGGACAAGGGTTGCGTGGTCCAACAGGGGACCCACAAGCAGCTGCTGAGCCAGGGCGGCCTCTATGCCAAGCTGGTGCAGCGGCAGATCCTGGGACTGGAGGCGGGCACAGATGATGATGGTGGGGGCAGCCGGCAGGAGATGATGCGCTTCCCCTGCAGCCTCCAGGAGCCCCCAGATGGGCACAACGAAGCCCACAAGGCCTGA